Genomic segment of Dehalogenimonas alkenigignens:
GGCGGGTTAAGGCAATACGTATAATTACGTATTTTTATGGAATTGTTGCGGATTGATAAACATAATCAACACACGTAGAATCTGAAATCAGTTAACAGGCGGCGGCAGAGCCGTTAAGATATGAGGTTGGAGGTAAAAGATCAATGGATGCCATCGAACAACTGCTCAAGGACCTGACGGAAGCCAGCGGGGTGCCGGGGTATGAGGGGGATATACAAAAGATCATGGAAAGCCGGCTTAAGCCGGTCGGTGATGTGTCAAGAGACCGGCTGGGCAGCGTCATTTGTGCCAAACGCGGGAGCGCCGGAGGCCCCAGGATACTTCTCGCGGCACATATGGACGAGATCGGATTCATGGTGAAACTGATCAATAAGGACGGTTTCATCAAATTCGTGCCCCTCGGCGGCTGGCCGAACCAGCACCTCCCGGCGCAGCGAGTGCGCATTGAAACATCAGCCGGGCCGGTCACGGGCGTTATCTGCGGGCCGCCGCCGCACCTGCTGCCGGAGGCGGAGCGCGGCAAGTCCTTCGATAAAAAGGAGCTGTTCATCGATATCGGCGCGACTTCGCGGGAAGAGGCCATCGGAGCGGGTGTCCGCGTCGGCGATCCGGTGGTGCCTGACAGTTCCTTCAAGGTGCTTTCGATGAAAGAGCCGACCTATGCGGCCAAGGCTTTTGACGACCGGGTGGGCTGCGCGCTATTGATCGCGGTTATGGAAAAGCTGGCGGGGGTTGAACATAAAAATACGGTTTTCGGCGTCGGCACGGTGCAGGAAGAAGTCGGTTTGCGCGGCGCCACGACCAGCGTCGAAGTGGTTAAACCCGATGTGGCCATTATCCTGGACATCGGGCCGATCGGCGATGTGCCGGGCATCAAACCTGACGAATCGACAACGAAACTCGGCGGCGGACCGACGCTTTTGGTCTACGATACCAGGATGATCCCGAACCTGAAGCTCCGCGATCTGGTTATCAGGACCGCCGACGAACTCAATATCCCCCTTCAGCTCGATACTCTGGAATTCGGCGGGTACGACGGCGGCGCCGTTCACCTTCACGACCGGGGGGTGCCCACCGTCGTCATCGCCATACCCACCCGCCACGCCCACAGCCATAACTCCATCATCCGGAGGAGCGATTTCGATCACGCCCTCAGACTGGTCGGCGAATTGATTGTAAGGCTCGACGGGGAGGCGGTTTCCGGCCTGTGCGACTGATCAGAGCGATTGACCGGGGCTGCCGCCGGAGGCTATAGTGTCACCGAAATTATCGCAGAGGTGCCAGATGTTTAAAAAAATCCTGCTCCCCTTAGACGGCTCAGAAATGGCTGAGGCGGTCATCCCTTACGGCGAGGAATTGTTCCGCAAACTCGGCTCCAGCCTGGTGCTGTTTCACAGCTGCGGCGCCGCTCACCGATCGGCGCGGAACATGCACCGTCTCTACATTGAAAAGGCCGCGGAAATCATCAGGCAGCGGCTCGAAAAAGACAGTGCTCCGGGCAATTCACGAGTCAACGGGGAACAGGTATCGGGCGAGTTTGTCCCGGCGGTTTGCAGCTACATAGATGAAAAGCAAGTTGACCTGATCATCATGGTGGCTCACGGGTTCACCAGCCCGATCCTCGACAGCGTGGTGGACGACATCGCCCGGCTGGCTTCCTGCCCTACATTGCTGGTCAGGCCGAAGCAGGCCGAAGGGGCGGGGGATCTGGTACAAAGGATACTCGTCCCCCTTGACGGCACTGCATACAGCCAGCAGATACTGAATATCGCCAGGCCGGTGGCCGAAGGACTGGGAGCCGAGGTAATCC
This window contains:
- a CDS encoding universal stress protein translates to MFKKILLPLDGSEMAEAVIPYGEELFRKLGSSLVLFHSCGAAHRSARNMHRLYIEKAAEIIRQRLEKDSAPGNSRVNGEQVSGEFVPAVCSYIDEKQVDLIIMVAHGFTSPILDSVVDDIARLASCPTLLVRPKQAEGAGDLVQRILVPLDGTAYSQQILNIARPVAEGLGAEVILFSAVKSAGIHPTAVEADKKNAREYLLSVSRLLKGINVSVAVAEAADFAVAIDEAALNTKSDMIAMVTNSPLTEWAESSLARKLLNKGATSLLVTHRK
- a CDS encoding M42 family metallopeptidase — protein: MDAIEQLLKDLTEASGVPGYEGDIQKIMESRLKPVGDVSRDRLGSVICAKRGSAGGPRILLAAHMDEIGFMVKLINKDGFIKFVPLGGWPNQHLPAQRVRIETSAGPVTGVICGPPPHLLPEAERGKSFDKKELFIDIGATSREEAIGAGVRVGDPVVPDSSFKVLSMKEPTYAAKAFDDRVGCALLIAVMEKLAGVEHKNTVFGVGTVQEEVGLRGATTSVEVVKPDVAIILDIGPIGDVPGIKPDESTTKLGGGPTLLVYDTRMIPNLKLRDLVIRTADELNIPLQLDTLEFGGYDGGAVHLHDRGVPTVVIAIPTRHAHSHNSIIRRSDFDHALRLVGELIVRLDGEAVSGLCD